Proteins encoded within one genomic window of uncultured Draconibacterium sp.:
- a CDS encoding glycoside hydrolase family 43 protein: MKSLKNLATLCLLGLFLWNCASEKNDEKQQAAINPPHKKLNINNPIIKDKFTADPAALVYNNTVYLYAGHDEAPNDFNFYRMNEWLVYSSTDMVNWTEHPVPLKTSDFEWAKGDAWAAQVIERNGKFYWYVTVEHASIQGKAIGVAVSDSPVGPFKDALGKALITNDMTTEHTQITWDDIDPTVYIDDDGQVYLYWGNTACYWAKLKDNMIELDGEIHTADLPNYTEAPWIHKHGDWYYLSYAYQFPEKTAYAMSKSITGPWEYKGILNELAGNSNTNHQAIIEFNNQWYFIYHTGGIQPNGGSFRRSVCIDELHYNPDGTMKRVIMTSEGIQ, from the coding sequence ATGAAATCATTAAAAAACTTAGCAACACTTTGTCTTTTGGGGTTATTTCTCTGGAACTGCGCTTCGGAAAAAAATGACGAGAAACAACAAGCTGCAATTAACCCACCTCATAAAAAACTCAATATCAACAATCCCATAATCAAAGACAAGTTCACCGCCGATCCAGCAGCTTTGGTTTATAACAACACTGTATATCTCTACGCAGGTCACGATGAAGCTCCGAATGATTTTAACTTTTACCGTATGAACGAGTGGCTGGTTTATTCTTCTACTGATATGGTAAACTGGACAGAACACCCTGTTCCGTTAAAAACTTCAGATTTTGAGTGGGCAAAAGGCGATGCCTGGGCAGCTCAGGTAATAGAACGTAATGGAAAATTTTACTGGTATGTAACTGTTGAACACGCCAGCATTCAGGGAAAAGCAATTGGAGTAGCTGTTTCCGACAGTCCTGTTGGTCCGTTTAAAGATGCTTTAGGAAAAGCATTAATTACAAACGATATGACCACCGAACACACTCAGATCACTTGGGACGACATCGATCCGACCGTTTATATCGACGACGATGGACAAGTTTATCTGTATTGGGGAAATACGGCTTGTTACTGGGCAAAACTAAAAGACAACATGATTGAGCTGGATGGCGAGATACACACCGCTGACCTGCCGAATTATACAGAAGCACCGTGGATTCATAAACATGGCGACTGGTATTACCTTTCATACGCCTACCAATTCCCCGAAAAAACAGCCTATGCCATGAGTAAATCAATTACCGGCCCATGGGAATATAAAGGCATTTTAAATGAGCTTGCAGGAAATTCAAATACAAATCATCAGGCCATTATCGAATTTAATAATCAGTGGTATTTCATTTATCACACCGGTGGAATTCAACCAAACGGAGGAAGCTTTCGCCGATCAGTTTGTATCGACGAACTGCATTACAACCCGGATGGAACCATGAAAAGGGTAATTATGACATCTGAAGGAATTCAATAA
- a CDS encoding TonB-dependent receptor, which produces MKYLFIILLGLLAFSTATYAEGNGTAGQAAMAQQDNITVNGKIVDENGEPLPGATIQQKGTTNGTITDLDGNFTLSVPTDATLSISFIGYKSIEVGVEGKTQIGSITLAPDMIGLDQVVVVGYGTQRKVDLTGSVAIVDTEEMKKVSNSNISTMLQGKVSGVQITSDGQPGADPTVRIRGIGSFGSTAPLYVVDGVPMGTTIRDFSPNDIETLQVLKDAAAAAIYGSRAANGVVIITTKQGKKNQAMKIDYKGYFGIDQVQEGVYDVMDASQYAQYVTMAYNNSDMDVPAGYNPSSDKYLDPSVVNTDWFQEAFKTGIRQNHNINLSGGGENNTYNIALDYYSQEGTMEGAGPNFERYTARVNNTMDVKFIKIKTNIVYSHSDQDNMSLSNANEYVQGLYGAQYPVMASALLTPPSIKAYDESTWVLDDKISAASEYNYDSYGYGTYYDDVHGDLRVTNLLLTNNLLERNTQVDRIVASGSANVDLLDMVGQANENHKFDYNINLSYSQTTAKDFTFVPAFIQSTTNYLSKSNETLSQGYRKYTDALIENTINYDGKFGRHHVNVLAGQTFQRELFHRLTGKGVNLPEPYYLQINNAEETSSASYESEHVLASYIGRINYNFDDKYLLSATVRRDGSSRLSSDDRWDWFPSISGGWRIERENFFDIDESIINLLKVRGSYGELGNENIGEYQYMDVMSRGNYTYSFANNKVTGSAISNYVNTGIMWEKKKTIDFGLDLGMFNNKLEFTFDWYKSTSEDLLYSVAVPTNAGATNATVTMNAATMENSGLEFLVAYHNHQNAVKFDLSANLSTLSNEVKKLGVSGEPRTDGNSRTEVGREVGSFYGYVYEGIFQSQEEIDNRINSEGNYVNQNGAQPGDVAYADLNNDGEITNEDQTYLGSGLPDFNFGFNARAEWKGLDLSVATHGAAGFKAVDFVDVTLHSSYGALNKSTDLLNAWTLDNKNTDVPRIAYKSSGSITNDMFSQRYIQDASYLKIANIELGYNMPDSWFGGYISGVRIYASAQNVATLSKYKGYNVDFAGGTFTPGYNYASYPTPRSMMFGVNFSF; this is translated from the coding sequence ATGAAATATTTATTTATAATCCTGTTGGGGTTGCTGGCATTTTCAACGGCAACATACGCAGAAGGCAACGGTACTGCCGGCCAGGCGGCGATGGCTCAACAAGACAACATAACAGTAAATGGTAAAATCGTTGATGAAAACGGAGAACCGCTTCCGGGCGCAACCATACAACAAAAAGGAACAACAAATGGTACCATCACTGATTTAGATGGTAACTTCACGCTTTCTGTTCCTACAGATGCTACCCTCTCAATCTCTTTTATCGGATACAAAAGTATTGAAGTAGGTGTTGAAGGGAAAACTCAAATAGGAAGCATTACACTGGCTCCGGATATGATCGGCCTCGACCAGGTAGTTGTTGTTGGTTACGGTACACAGCGTAAAGTTGACCTTACCGGTTCGGTTGCAATTGTTGATACAGAGGAAATGAAAAAGGTATCAAACTCAAACATTTCAACCATGCTTCAGGGTAAAGTTTCGGGTGTACAGATTACATCTGACGGACAACCGGGAGCCGACCCAACAGTACGTATTCGTGGTATTGGTTCGTTTGGTAGCACTGCTCCTCTTTATGTTGTTGACGGTGTGCCAATGGGAACAACAATTCGCGACTTCTCGCCAAACGATATCGAAACACTTCAGGTGCTTAAAGATGCAGCTGCTGCTGCAATCTACGGTTCGCGTGCTGCAAACGGTGTTGTTATCATCACCACAAAGCAGGGTAAAAAGAATCAGGCAATGAAAATTGACTATAAAGGTTACTTCGGTATCGACCAGGTACAGGAAGGTGTTTACGATGTTATGGATGCATCGCAATACGCTCAGTACGTTACTATGGCCTACAATAACAGCGATATGGACGTTCCTGCCGGATACAATCCATCAAGCGATAAGTACCTCGATCCAAGTGTAGTGAACACTGATTGGTTCCAGGAAGCATTCAAAACAGGTATTCGTCAGAACCACAACATCAACTTATCAGGTGGTGGCGAAAACAACACTTACAACATTGCGCTCGACTACTATAGCCAGGAAGGAACAATGGAAGGTGCAGGTCCTAACTTCGAACGTTATACTGCCCGTGTAAACAACACCATGGATGTTAAATTCATCAAGATTAAAACAAACATCGTGTATAGCCACAGCGACCAGGATAACATGTCGCTGAGTAACGCCAACGAATATGTTCAGGGTTTATATGGTGCACAATATCCGGTAATGGCTTCGGCATTGCTTACGCCACCGAGTATTAAAGCTTACGATGAATCAACCTGGGTGCTTGACGATAAAATTTCGGCGGCATCAGAATACAACTACGACTCTTACGGATATGGTACTTATTACGACGATGTTCATGGCGACTTGCGTGTAACCAACCTTTTGCTTACCAATAATCTGTTGGAAAGAAATACCCAGGTTGACCGTATTGTTGCATCTGGTTCTGCAAATGTTGATCTGTTAGATATGGTTGGCCAGGCAAACGAAAATCATAAGTTCGATTACAACATTAACTTGTCGTACAGCCAAACAACGGCAAAGGACTTTACCTTTGTTCCTGCGTTTATTCAAAGTACAACAAACTACTTGTCGAAAAGTAACGAGACTCTGTCGCAAGGCTATCGCAAATATACCGATGCATTGATTGAGAATACCATAAACTACGACGGTAAATTCGGACGTCATCACGTTAATGTTCTTGCCGGTCAAACATTCCAGCGCGAACTCTTTCACAGACTTACAGGCAAAGGTGTTAACCTGCCTGAGCCATATTATCTGCAAATAAACAACGCTGAGGAAACATCTTCCGCAAGCTACGAAAGCGAACACGTTTTGGCATCATACATCGGTCGTATTAACTACAATTTCGATGATAAATACCTGCTTTCAGCAACAGTACGTCGCGATGGTTCAAGCCGTCTTTCTTCTGACGACCGCTGGGATTGGTTCCCATCAATCTCGGGAGGTTGGCGTATTGAACGCGAAAACTTCTTCGATATTGACGAATCAATAATTAACTTACTGAAAGTTCGCGGTAGCTATGGTGAATTAGGTAACGAAAACATTGGTGAATACCAGTACATGGACGTAATGTCGAGAGGTAACTACACATACAGCTTTGCAAACAACAAAGTAACCGGTTCAGCTATTTCAAATTATGTGAACACCGGTATTATGTGGGAAAAGAAGAAAACCATCGACTTTGGTCTTGACCTGGGTATGTTCAACAATAAGTTAGAATTTACTTTCGACTGGTATAAATCAACATCAGAAGATCTTTTATACAGTGTAGCAGTACCAACAAACGCAGGAGCTACCAACGCAACAGTGACAATGAACGCTGCAACAATGGAAAACTCAGGTCTTGAGTTCCTGGTTGCCTACCACAATCATCAAAATGCAGTTAAGTTCGATCTTTCTGCCAACTTATCTACACTTAGCAACGAAGTAAAAAAGTTAGGTGTATCAGGCGAACCTCGTACTGATGGCAACAGCCGCACAGAAGTTGGTCGTGAAGTGGGTTCATTCTATGGTTACGTTTACGAAGGTATCTTCCAGTCGCAGGAAGAGATTGACAACCGTATCAACTCAGAAGGTAATTACGTGAACCAAAACGGTGCACAACCTGGCGACGTTGCTTACGCCGACCTTAACAACGACGGCGAAATTACCAACGAAGACCAGACATACCTGGGAAGCGGTTTGCCAGATTTTAACTTTGGTTTTAATGCACGTGCTGAATGGAAAGGTTTAGACTTGAGCGTGGCAACACACGGAGCTGCAGGTTTTAAAGCGGTAGATTTTGTTGACGTTACTTTGCACAGCTCGTACGGTGCCCTTAACAAAAGCACCGACCTGTTGAATGCATGGACACTGGATAACAAAAACACTGATGTACCTCGTATAGCCTACAAATCGTCAGGTTCAATTACCAACGATATGTTTAGCCAGCGTTATATTCAAGATGCATCGTACCTGAAAATTGCCAACATCGAGCTGGGTTACAACATGCCCGACAGCTGGTTTGGCGGATATATTAGCGGTGTTCGCATTTACGCATCGGCTCAAAATGTGGCCACACTGTCGAAATACAAAGGTTACAACGTAGATTTTGCAGGAGGGACATTCACTCCGGGTTACAACTACGCTTCGTACCCAACACCACGAAGCATGATGTTTGGAGTAAACTTCTCATTCTAA
- a CDS encoding arabinan endo-1,5-alpha-L-arabinosidase, translating to MKHKIIIFVALLLFTGKVFSQIFVHDPVMAQENDKYYLFCTGLGITAWSSPDMKNWTRDGRVFQETPQWISESLDDFAGHLWAPDVVYHNGEYYLYYSASAFGKNTSCIGVATNKTLDPSDPDFKWIDHGKVIQSIPGRDEWNAIDPAVAFDDNGQPWMSFGSFWNGLKLVKLNDDLTTIAQPEEWHTIAKRERSFDIEETEAGDGAIEAPFIFKQNGYYYLFVSFDYCCRAAESTYKIMVGRAKNIEGPYLDKEGKSMLTGGGSLVLKGNDNWYAIGHNAAYTFNGKDYLVCHGYDAHDNGRQKLIIREINWDNDDWPVVEITK from the coding sequence ATGAAGCACAAAATTATCATATTCGTTGCTCTCCTCCTTTTTACAGGAAAAGTGTTTTCACAAATCTTTGTGCACGATCCTGTAATGGCACAAGAAAACGATAAATACTATCTTTTTTGTACCGGATTAGGAATAACTGCCTGGTCGTCTCCCGACATGAAGAACTGGACCAGAGATGGTCGTGTTTTTCAGGAAACCCCACAGTGGATTTCTGAATCTCTGGATGATTTTGCGGGGCACCTTTGGGCTCCCGACGTTGTATACCATAACGGAGAATATTATTTGTATTATTCGGCATCAGCCTTCGGGAAGAACACTTCGTGTATTGGTGTTGCAACCAACAAAACACTCGATCCTTCAGATCCTGATTTTAAATGGATCGATCACGGAAAAGTTATCCAATCTATACCCGGAAGAGATGAATGGAATGCTATCGATCCAGCTGTTGCTTTCGACGATAACGGGCAACCATGGATGTCGTTTGGTTCGTTCTGGAATGGATTAAAACTGGTTAAATTAAACGACGACCTCACAACTATTGCGCAGCCCGAAGAATGGCACACCATTGCAAAAAGGGAGAGAAGTTTTGATATTGAAGAAACCGAAGCCGGCGATGGAGCAATAGAAGCACCATTTATCTTTAAACAGAATGGGTATTACTACCTTTTTGTTTCTTTCGATTACTGTTGTCGTGCCGCCGAAAGCACCTACAAAATAATGGTTGGCCGCGCCAAAAACATCGAGGGACCATATTTAGATAAAGAAGGAAAATCGATGCTTACCGGTGGAGGCTCGCTGGTACTTAAAGGCAACGATAACTGGTACGCCATCGGACACAACGCCGCTTACACTTTTAATGGAAAAGACTATTTGGTTTGTCATGGTTACGATGCGCACGATAATGGAAGGCAAAAATTGATTATTCGTGAAATTAACTGGGATAATGATGATTGGCCTGTTGTTGAAATAACGAAATAA
- a CDS encoding arabinan endo-1,5-alpha-L-arabinosidase, translating to MKLKYLLIILISITSFSFVGCDDDSGPTGIVTKPEDPDDNTDIDIDFTIPSYPDDYSAIASWDNRNEWNLANVHDPSVAYYNGYYYMYATDASYGNAHEGHGHFQGKRSTDLVNWEWVGGPFYDAPEWVADSLNSIRSRMGLDAIAEDNIQYGYWAPVVRRVNVGGQEILRMYYSVVIFNYIESGKTNSAENFDGSWTERAFIGMCESTDPSGAVWEDKGFVTTSSSDRGLDYSRSSLSDWSGYFYYNAIDPTYIVAPDGNHYLIHGSWHSGFALLQVDATTGKPINPLGNPWADSASELAERYGVRIGTRTDGSRWQGSEAPEVIYKDGYYYLFMAYDGLDVPYNTRVVRSENIEGPYYDITGRNFTDGQGDCYPIVTHPYKFSEGYGWVGIAHCCIFQKENTDEWFYMSQGRLPKNVGGNAYSNAIMMGHVRRIVWCPASVDEPNNLWPIALPERYAGVPEEYGAITEDELVGTWEHINLSYHYAQQDGATGLTLKSDGTMTGALTGNWSYDESNKQLTLGNVIVCVEREVDWEASPRAVTLVYAGTEKNMDATYWGKKTD from the coding sequence ATGAAGCTCAAGTATTTATTGATTATTCTTATCAGCATAACTTCCTTCTCATTTGTCGGGTGCGACGATGATTCAGGACCAACAGGAATTGTAACAAAACCTGAAGATCCGGATGATAATACTGATATCGATATCGATTTCACCATTCCATCATATCCCGACGATTATTCAGCAATAGCATCATGGGACAACCGAAACGAGTGGAACCTGGCCAACGTACACGACCCATCGGTTGCATACTACAACGGATATTATTACATGTACGCCACCGATGCATCGTATGGTAATGCTCACGAAGGACACGGGCATTTTCAGGGAAAACGTTCAACCGATTTGGTAAACTGGGAATGGGTAGGCGGACCTTTTTATGATGCCCCGGAATGGGTAGCCGATTCGCTTAACTCTATTCGTTCGCGAATGGGACTGGATGCCATTGCCGAAGACAACATTCAGTACGGTTACTGGGCACCTGTAGTGCGCCGTGTAAATGTTGGAGGACAAGAGATTTTACGGATGTACTACAGTGTAGTTATCTTCAATTATATTGAATCGGGTAAAACCAATTCAGCAGAAAACTTTGACGGAAGCTGGACCGAGCGTGCCTTTATCGGTATGTGCGAATCAACCGACCCGTCCGGAGCGGTTTGGGAAGACAAAGGATTTGTAACCACCTCATCGTCTGATCGTGGGCTCGACTACAGTCGCTCAAGTTTATCCGACTGGAGTGGTTATTTCTACTACAATGCCATCGATCCAACCTATATAGTTGCACCCGATGGAAACCATTACCTCATTCATGGCTCGTGGCACAGCGGTTTTGCACTTTTGCAGGTTGATGCCACAACCGGAAAACCAATTAACCCGCTTGGTAATCCGTGGGCCGACAGTGCCAGTGAGCTGGCAGAGCGTTATGGCGTGAGAATTGGAACACGTACCGACGGATCGCGCTGGCAAGGCAGCGAAGCACCGGAGGTAATTTACAAAGACGGTTACTATTATTTGTTTATGGCTTACGATGGCCTCGATGTACCGTACAACACACGCGTAGTACGAAGCGAAAACATCGAAGGTCCATACTACGATATTACCGGTCGGAACTTTACCGACGGACAAGGCGACTGTTACCCAATTGTAACTCACCCTTACAAATTTAGCGAGGGTTACGGCTGGGTAGGAATTGCACACTGCTGCATTTTCCAAAAAGAAAATACCGACGAGTGGTTCTACATGTCGCAGGGACGACTGCCGAAAAATGTAGGTGGAAACGCCTACTCCAATGCCATTATGATGGGCCATGTACGCCGTATTGTTTGGTGTCCGGCATCAGTAGACGAACCCAACAACCTGTGGCCAATTGCATTGCCCGAACGTTATGCCGGCGTACCTGAAGAATACGGTGCAATTACCGAAGACGAATTGGTAGGAACCTGGGAGCATATTAACCTTAGTTACCACTATGCGCAGCAAGATGGCGCTACCGGTCTCACCCTGAAATCGGATGGTACAATGACAGGTGCACTTACAGGAAACTGGAGCTACGATGAGTCGAACAAACAACTAACATTGGGTAATGTAATTGTTTGCGTTGAACGCGAAGTGGACTGGGAAGCCTCTCCACGTGCTGTAACGCTTGTTTATGCTGGTACTGAGAAAAATATGGATGCAACTTACTGGGGTAAAAAGACAGATTAA
- a CDS encoding RagB/SusD family nutrient uptake outer membrane protein, producing the protein MKRLNIILIMLALIGGFTACNEQLDVVNPNNQTTYDFGNTESELQEAIVACYNRIRLEGTYARVGYTLDAVRGDEVWNSSQQWYLDYDNLNSPGTIGIGDEWPWRDNYHVVNRTNFVLSKVDEVEMSEDAYNEIKGQALFLRSLAYYALATYYQTVPLIIDYASYSDINTMYAANNTQDEVFDQIEADFTEAMNILPSRDEGGEWAQGRATSGAAAGYLARTLMFRHKFNEAYTVLKDIIAGQYGHYELMADYGDNFKEDTENNAESLFEVQFLDYGTGGTDEEWTPVNISSEATQGHAVESNFASQELGSWGDLAGSPWLYNLFRAENCTDGRLDPRLYWTLVTYEPEYNTYTGLKTDAYPNGDPRSNTIYQQEITETPLSNNAQGGISIAKFTNARNNIYASITNGLHCGVNLRLMRYSDVLLRAAECENEINGPTQTAIDYINEVRNRVALEDLQVSDFSSANELFEQIANVERPKEFGCENGRGIDLLRWGFFYDADRLNQLVEHGFYKRDGTASTEELTEETADDSSFKYYYKGHEYFPIYQSTLNANPNLVGNSANKNEDNGPAFFEKGYSVRPVVDLN; encoded by the coding sequence ATGAAAAGATTAAATATAATTCTAATAATGTTGGCGCTTATTGGAGGCTTTACCGCCTGCAATGAGCAACTGGATGTTGTGAATCCGAACAACCAGACGACCTATGATTTTGGTAACACAGAATCAGAACTTCAGGAGGCGATTGTTGCGTGCTACAACCGCATTCGCCTTGAAGGTACATACGCCCGTGTTGGTTATACTTTGGATGCTGTACGTGGCGACGAAGTTTGGAACTCATCTCAACAATGGTATTTAGATTACGATAACCTGAACTCTCCGGGAACAATCGGAATTGGTGACGAGTGGCCATGGCGCGACAACTACCATGTGGTAAACCGCACCAACTTTGTATTATCGAAAGTTGATGAAGTTGAAATGTCGGAAGATGCCTATAACGAGATTAAAGGACAAGCGTTGTTTCTGAGATCTTTGGCTTACTACGCATTGGCGACGTATTACCAAACTGTTCCTTTAATTATCGACTATGCTTCTTACTCGGACATTAACACCATGTACGCGGCCAACAATACGCAAGACGAAGTGTTCGACCAAATTGAGGCTGATTTTACCGAAGCGATGAACATCTTGCCATCGCGCGATGAAGGTGGCGAATGGGCTCAGGGACGCGCAACAAGCGGTGCTGCTGCCGGATATTTAGCTCGTACATTAATGTTCCGTCATAAATTTAATGAAGCTTATACGGTACTGAAAGACATTATTGCCGGCCAGTACGGACATTACGAATTGATGGCCGACTATGGCGACAACTTTAAAGAGGATACTGAGAACAACGCAGAAAGTCTTTTCGAAGTACAATTTTTAGATTACGGAACAGGCGGAACTGACGAAGAGTGGACTCCGGTAAACATTAGCTCGGAAGCAACTCAGGGACACGCTGTTGAAAGTAACTTTGCTTCTCAGGAATTGGGTAGCTGGGGCGACCTTGCAGGTTCTCCCTGGTTGTACAACCTGTTCAGAGCAGAGAACTGTACTGATGGCCGTTTAGATCCACGTTTATACTGGACACTGGTAACTTACGAGCCGGAGTATAACACTTATACCGGTCTGAAAACTGATGCATATCCAAATGGAGATCCTCGTAGTAATACAATTTACCAGCAAGAGATAACTGAAACACCGCTCTCGAACAATGCTCAGGGTGGTATCTCTATTGCGAAATTTACAAATGCTAGAAACAATATCTACGCTTCAATTACAAACGGATTGCACTGCGGTGTTAACCTTCGCCTAATGCGTTACAGCGACGTTTTATTACGTGCAGCAGAATGCGAAAACGAAATCAACGGCCCAACACAAACGGCTATCGATTACATTAACGAAGTGCGTAACCGTGTTGCTCTTGAAGACCTTCAGGTTTCTGACTTTTCGTCTGCTAACGAGCTGTTCGAACAGATTGCAAACGTTGAGCGCCCAAAAGAATTTGGTTGCGAAAACGGACGTGGTATCGACTTACTTCGTTGGGGATTCTTTTACGATGCTGACCGTTTGAATCAACTGGTTGAACATGGTTTTTATAAACGTGATGGTACGGCTTCAACAGAAGAACTTACCGAGGAAACTGCTGATGATTCATCGTTCAAATATTACTATAAAGGACATGAATATTTCCCAATTTATCAGTCAACCTTGAATGCCAATCCAAATCTTGTGGGTAACTCGGCAAACAAAAACGAGGATAACGGACCTGCTTTCTTTGAAAAAGGGTACTCTGTTCGTCCGGTTGTTGACCTGAATTAG